A region of the Clavelina lepadiformis chromosome 9, kaClaLepa1.1, whole genome shotgun sequence genome:
ATATCTTTCAGTCCGACGTTTCGGTCGAGACTACAACCAATCTCTATGCTTTAGAGAACCAACGATACGTTCCGGTTTGTACAGTAGCTGTATAGTCAGACAGAAAAtcattcgactctaataactGGAGAAAACTAGACAAGGACAGTGCCAAGTGTTAAAATAATTAGAGAAAGGTTGAAAACCAATCGCTTGGATCTTGGATCGCCTGTGAAGATTTTTTGGCTAGCATCCCGATACTACTAAAGGACATTTTCTGTATTTGAAATGCATCTGTTGGCTTATCACGTCATAATAAACATCGATGAGCATTCTCATAACAAGCATGGTTAGACGTGTATGTCCATCATGAGACAATTTAATGCTCTTGGGCTCTCTCTTACGGTTGTTATGATTTTAACGGATTTATTTGGACAGATCACTTGGATCTCACCCTAGTAGTAAAAGGGTGGCGAGTTTGACATTGCTTTCTCTGAATCTTCGATCCCTATTTTTATGGCCCACAATCCATTGTTGACGTCGTATTATACTGCTGACTGTTGCGATTGGAGTTCGATTCcaagtttatattttgctttcagAAATACATAAAACGAGCATTTTTTTCTCCTTTCAACGTTATTTGGCTTCCAAATTTACTTAGAAATTTGATGTGCTAACAATATTGCGAAGCCTAGTAACTATATATAATTAGCATAATCTATAACATAATTATATTTGTACTCATAAACttggttttattttgacaaatttaggtttaacaattttttcataTCAAACTATGATTTTAGTGGTTTCTGGAGTACTTTGTCATACAATGAAGGAAAGAAACGTTTTAACGGTATTCATGTGAAACTACCAACTCTTACAGACCTGGGTGTCTAGGTTATTATGTTTCAGTTACCGGAGTGTGCTGCGTATATTGTAAAACATAGATACACGACAACCGACAATTAAAGTAATTGAAAAGCAGTTTACATGGTTAATGCTTAACAAACCCttaacatgaaaaaaatcatCGCAAATTTGAAATTCGTCGATGGACTTTATATGTTAGGATGCTTTTTGGATTCATAACAACGTATAGAGCCTACACCCAAGTCTATTTTAAACCGAAACGACCATTATGTTTTCAAGCACTCAAAGCAAAGAAGACTGCTACGTTACAGgtggaaagtttaaaaaagccCAAACTTCACTTGGCCTCGCAAACTATGGTTACCGAATGGATTCCCCATACTTCACCATAAGTGTACCAGAAAACCAACAGCCGCCTGAAATGTGGGagtaacattttattttaaagttgtttgCACATAAAACGAACAGGTAAAACGATGGCAATAAAAAGTTCTAAGGACCAATTATAAAGCCATAAGTCTTCTTACAAATACTCTGATAAAACGTTAAACCAAACAGATTAAGGTGACACTGTAAGCACCAGTGTTTGTTCTGACAGAGAACTACACCGAAAAACATCATCAATCCATTCATGCGTCATTAGCCACAGTCTCTTTGCTGCTTCCGCGTTGCTCGCAGGGTTGCTCAGTCGTTCTTCGGCGCATTTGCTGGAAAACGGAAAACTATAATGTGTAAAGTCCAGGCTAAGTAACAAACGTGTCAAATCTTACTTGAAATATCTTCCGGAAACTTCTTGCAGTTCCGGAGCAATTGCGCAGTAAATAGATGTCTGTGCGCCCTCTTGTGGCGATATGTGGACTGCGCGGTCCAAGCAACAACAGCAGCAGGTGAAGAATAATTTAAAAGGACAGGAATATTCTTCTCCTCGAACCAGCCCCGGATTTAAGCAATTGCACGTGACCTTAGAACCTTTtatggaaaataaaatatttagacTGTTTTGGAAACTGCGTTTAACCGTAACCGTAGTTCACCTCTAAGTTGTCTGCTGAGTTCTAGGCAGAAATATACGTTTGCCAGCTTGGTTTGAAAGTACATGGGCAATGGGGAGTAATCCACGTCGTGCATCATATCATCCCACTTCATTTCACCAAGTTTATGGTCACTCGAGGACACAATAATTATGCGACTTGGAGCACTTCTCTGCAAGCGCAATGGTAGAACATTTTAATTCCGAGTTCAAAGTAAGATTAGTTTCAATGTTAAGACCTGAAGCAAGTTGATAAGTTGATCAATTAGAAAAACGTGTCCGATATAGTTGACGCCCATTTGCATGTCAAAGCCTTCAACAGTTTTCGATTTAGGGCAGCCCGTGATAGCTGTAATATGACGAATTTCATAAAGTAGTCGCAAAgctaaaaaatgtaaaacgcAGTTGCAGTATTCTAGTCTTACCGGCATTATTGATGAGCACATCGATACGAGGCTCGTTGACGGTTATCTGTCTTGCAAATACATGGATTGATTCAAAAGAAGCCAAATTCAGCTTAATCGCCACCACATTGGCGTCGGGACATTCTTCGAGTATCTACACGTTAAAACCATTCGTTGATATTACCATCATGATATTTGCGTATGCGCTATACTTCCAAGAAACTAAATGTCCTGATTTCATGCCAATACCGACAGCCTACTTTCGCTTTCGCTTTCTCTCCGTCGTCGGTTTTACGGCTGCCCATGATCACTCTTGCTCCTCTGCGTGCAAGATCAAGAGCAGTTTCAAATCCGATTCCTTGATCTCCACCGGTGATGACGACTGTTTTACCGTCCATCCTCACATCGGATCGCACCCAACCTCCTGAAGCCGATCTCCGCTGCTCTTCTAAAAGCAAAAACCATTTAAAGTGATGAGTTTTTTAAGTCTTACCTTCTGCCAAACTCACCAGCCATGTCGTTAGCAACTCGATTTCTGTGGTTCCAcataataacaaagaaaatgtaacaaaacaaacctAAACGACtaagttaaaacaataatttctaCAACGTTGTGGCAATGCTGCAGACGAAACAGTAAAATTTACATCACACTCAAACTTTATCTAATAATTATTGCAAAGCCTGCTACCAAGACGTAGCGAAAATTGACTAGCACCTAGAACCTTCCTTTGCTTCAAGCTTGCAGTGTTATTTCTTTAATGAGCAATGGAATGTGAGGTGTGAGGTGATTACAATTGTGGCGGGGAGGAGAAACGTCTGAAGGTTGTGAGGCAATAAACACTGCGTGGAGAGACCGGAGGTTGCTGCAAAGTAAAGAATAAGTAACACAAGTGCTAAGAAAAAACCGGacaaatgaaacaataaatgccTAAAGTAAAAATGATAATTACAGTAGCGTGAAAGAAGATGAATGAATTTTTTAAGCACCGGAAGTGAAAAATCAAGttcaaatgcaatgaaaaCGTCATTTATTAAGTTATTATCACGCAACAATATATAACTAAAGtgtgtaaaaacaaaacaacttgaGGCCAAGGAAATCCATTGTCTGGCCTACCGTATATTTACCTTATATGGCCATATATAGCCTGCAAATTTATAACCAATTTTGGTTGGCGGCGCCCATTTTCAGCAGAACAATCCTCGGTACCCTAAGTTTCGTTCCTTAGTCAGCTTTTGTTTATGCAGTAACTGTCGGCACATAAGTAACTATATCGGCATATGGCGTATATCATCACAATAATATCGGTTCTAAAAATAAGAAtagaataatt
Encoded here:
- the LOC143471323 gene encoding retinol dehydrogenase 14-like isoform X2; its protein translation is MWNHRNRVANDMAEEQRRSASGGWVRSDVRMDGKTVVITGGDQGIGFETALDLARRGARVIMGSRKTDDGEKAKILEECPDANVVAIKLNLASFESIHVFARQITVNEPRIDVLINNAAITGCPKSKTVEGFDMQMGVNYIGHVFLIDQLINLLQRSAPSRIIIVSSSDHKLGEMKWDDMMHDVDYSPLPMYFQTKLANVYFCLELSRQLRGELRLRLNAVSKTV
- the LOC143471323 gene encoding retinol dehydrogenase 14-like isoform X1 gives rise to the protein MWNHRNRVANDMAEEQRRSASGGWVRSDVRMDGKTVVITGGDQGIGFETALDLARRGARVIMGSRKTDDGEKAKAKILEECPDANVVAIKLNLASFESIHVFARQITVNEPRIDVLINNAAITGCPKSKTVEGFDMQMGVNYIGHVFLIDQLINLLQRSAPSRIIIVSSSDHKLGEMKWDDMMHDVDYSPLPMYFQTKLANVYFCLELSRQLRGELRLRLNAVSKTV